A window of Misgurnus anguillicaudatus chromosome 3, ASM2758022v2, whole genome shotgun sequence genomic DNA:
GACATGGTTAACCATAGTATAACTAAAGTTTAACATCATTTTATAAGGTGAATACAAGTAAAGTGAGATATTTTctgacaaaaaacacagaagACATAACTCTATcagaaaacaaaactttattctgACCAAAAGCATTACAGTGATAGACATGGTATTAAACAGTCAATAACATAGATAGATTTTTACTTTGGCTAAAATCTATTTACTCTATTTTAAACTAGGGACGCCATCCACACCCTCACAACTTCTCCACCTCATTCGTCATGTCTGGGATGGGTGGAGTTAAAAGAACAGAAAGTTACAACAAACAGTCCTTTAACATAATGAGCTGATTTCACTCTTACTGCAGCCCCATTTACAGCATGCATTGGACAGGCCCACCACCACATCCCGCCCCTTCCTGTCTGATGACCGCAAGGCCTCCAGCACTTCCTCTGAGATGAGCGAGCGGGCGGGGCGATTAAACTTGGGGCTCTCCTGGCCCTCTCCTGCCCAGGCAGCAGCTTCTGAGTCAGGGCGAGGTCTGTACAAGAGTCCAGGGATGGGGTTGGTAGCCCAGCTATCAGAGGCTTCGTCATCATGGGGCAAGAGAAGATCATTAGACAGGTCACCTGATCAGGAACAAtagcaaaaaatattatatatgcaTATGTCTTATCACTACGATGCACTATAACTTATATTTAGGATAAGTTGTTGGTCTCACTGACAGATCACCGACTCACCTGTAATATCCAAAGATCTTTTCCAGCGAGAACCTCCACAGGTGAAAATGACCGCACGAATGAACTCTCTGCCACACAGCTTCACTCCGTAGATGGGGTGGACGTCCGTGGCCTTGGCGGTCTCCATGAATGCCACTAGCAGGGCGAGGGTAAAAACTGCAGCTTTGTACATGACGAAATTGACTGGATGAGAGAACCGTTGTCTCTGAAGTGCTGAAAATCTTGGAAGAGAAACTCACATTTCTTCAGTGGCCCGAGTCTATTTTATATGGTCTCAAAGACCCTTTCTGACCTACGCACTTTGGGTGTCATTCAGATAGATTATGATAGCGAAGCAAAGACCTTTTGGAAGACAACGTTTCTGTAATTAACCTGTGCTCATCTGTGCATGTGATGTCATAAAACGACCTAATCTCATCACTTCTGACCTTTATTTTTCTCAGCATCACACAATATTGGGGAACGGTCACACCTCGATTGTATTGTCTTGTATTTATCTGACATTAGTTGTTAGTTGTTTGTCTTCCCTTACAAAAGAGTAGTTACCTTGTGGTACGTATCAGATGGTTGTCAAGGACCAAATACTCCTAGATCCTCTAAGAACGAGACCAAGACTAGCTCCCAATGTTTTTCCAAACAAGGATATTCCACAGAGAAATAAAAGAGCTCACATGCTGGCAACACCAAGGCCAAAAATGTGGCCATTATGTTTTGGCTAAACTTCTGCCGTGTAAAAGAAAGAGACTGGGGAAAATTAAAACCCTTTTTTTTTGACACCCTTGTGACATTTCCAACAAAGATAAGACTTGAATATGAAATATGGAGTGATTGTGTTTGCGAATCATGCTGTAATCAGAAAAGCCTGGGAAACTGGCGTATAAGCATATCGACAACgcctgtttttttatttttttcttaatcaTACATTCATGAGATAAGAAAGTCTGCTCAATATGATTCACCCATTTTGGCATTCATTGAGATAATAGCACATGGCTGAGTCTTCACCATATGGCATAACCGGTTGACTGTCTGACATTAATGATCATTGTGGTTAATATGCTAATTAAGTCCCATTTTGTGTCTGTAATTAAAGCATTTCACTACACAAAAACTGttgttataaaaaatacaaataaataataggCTACACGTAAAAAGATTtatgtttaaacacaaaatagATCAAATTAGAACAAATTTTAATATCTCACCAGTATGAAaataaaccatgtttttttttgtggtaaaagtgtagcaaacatgttttttttttttttttggtgtgttGATTACTATTAACCATTTGAAAATGTAACTATTTAAGGGCCAGTCTGGCCAAGGTGGTGATCAGCTGGTTATAGCAGGTCAGTCAGCTGATCTTCCAGCCTAAACAACTAAGACCATCTTGACCAGCTAAAAACTGGTCAAAACCTCTCTAAAACCAGCTTACAGGCTAAATCCAGCCAACTAGGTTATATTAGCTGATTTATTTAGGAGGGATGTTTCTCaggtaacttttatttaatgaagtACACAGACATAGTAGCAGATCAATACCATGATTTTGGACTTATAACTTGGTAATGCCATTTTTTGACATACCCTtacaaaattaaccatggttttactaagTAACAGTTAAAAAAAGGTAAAACTATAGTTATAAAATAACTGTGGTTTTGTAAAATAACCATTGTCTATTGTCTTTTATCTATGTTTTCACCATAATACCGtagtattttcttgtttttgCTGTAAACCTACAACATGATACTATGGAAACTATTTCAACTTATTTTAATAGCTTTTTTTGCAACTGAAAGATTTCTAACATTAATTTGTTTGTTAACtttatgtattttctgtttttcttttaactCTCCTTGAAACAGTACCACGCTTCTATCGAAATGCAATGCGGTTTACGAGCGGCGGCATGTGACGTTTGAATGACATACACATTATCCAATCAAGAAAGGCAAAGTGGGAGTGTACGTCTTGCGTAATAGCTGCGACTCGATTGACAGCTACTGTCAGCAAATGACAGCTTACGTTTTTTACAGACACTCGCCTTATCCAATCGTGAACAGACAAACCTGTTCCTCTTGGCGACTTTTAACCAATCACATCTAAAGAAGAGGGCGGTGCTAAAACGGGTGGGTAGCAACAGTTGCCCCGGTGAGGACGAGGCGCCATAGTCACGGTAGTCGTGGCGACAAGAACCCAGCAACGAGAATCAACAACAACAATTTGAAgcattaagaaaataaaactcCGCGACAAACTAACAGCAATCAACGAGACGCGAAAGGTGaaaataacaactttatttCACGCAACCTCCTCTTGTTTTTGTTTCTGACGCGTGCTAAAGTGCGTTAGACACGATTTCCTCAGTTATCGCGCTTTATAGCTCGCACGCGCTCGTGGTTGTTATGACGATGTCAAATCTGCGCGAGCTGTACAAAATGGCGGGTGTTGTAATGTGAGATTTTGCGACTTTTAATTGTTTGCTTATTGTGCACGTGACGTCAGATGAACGTTTAACTGCCTCGGTGACTAACATGAGAGCGCAGTTCACGATCACATGTCAAACAGAGACTTTTGACAGTCGAATTACAGTAATGCTTATTGTGGACTGTTTTTCCAGAGCTTATTGAACACGAGTGATTGTTAAATGTGGATATTGGATTAAATTATCTGTCTAGAGTTGTAATTTTAGATGGCTAAAAAGTTTTTCTTGGTAGACGTCGAAGTGACAAATGTTTGCCAGATCAGCTCCTGTGAGAAGGGAGTGGAGGAGGCGTGTTCTGTACAAGTGGGCGTGGCGTGCGAACTTAAAGGGGCGTGGTTATGTCTGTATCAAGTTTGAAGGAAAAGCTCCACTCtgttttgtaatttttattttgtcagCACTTTTGATAACATGCTTTACATGTATGTTGCTTATTCGGTCCTTTTAGTGTTAAAGTAAACAGTAAAAATATGCATGCTTTGAAACATGCCTCGTGTTAAATTTCCCTTCTTTCTTTGTAGTGAAATCAATAAAGTGAGTTGTgctttaactttttaaaagagTTGATTCTGAACAATCAAGATTCACTGTAATGTTTCCTTCTGTAAACAGCACACAATGTCATCACAAGACGGGGCATGTAGGAGCTGGGGGTTCCCTTTAATTGTGAAGAAAATGAGAGTACTGTTAAACAAGTTTGACGAGCTTAAAACCGCCctggatgagagagagagagagagagagagagagagagagagagagagagaatatgtGTTTTATTAGCACAGCATGCTAATTATTAACAGGGTCAAAGAGAACTGCTGGACTGCTTACTAACATTTCAGTTACTATTGCGTACTGTCACTTAACCTCAAGTATGTACTATTAGATATAATGTTTACTTTTATACTCGatatactttaatattgtaaataaacacaACCAAAATCTACTATTTCTTTGCTATGTGATCAGACAAAAAAACTAGTGAAGAAAATTGTATACACTTCCACTGAAGCGTAGATCTAAGTCAaaccaaaaatatttaatattaccaACATGCATCACTGCTATTGCTATGAATAGAGGAGGTCGCAAAGATCAATATGGCCACTCTAGCAAaggaagtcccgccttccagtaaAAAACGAGCCAATCGCCAACCGTTAAAGAATGACATCCTCTGGGGGAGGGACTCTTGACCGAGTGTGCCTAATATATCttaaaaagtgaagcctctggctctttgatcgccccctggtggctggctgcagtacaagttaTAAACCTCGCCGTCTCCATTCAaatgaatgggactctgctctaaataaaaaaattatttacacttccaataaaagtttccgaaagatgggttttggtcctttcaagtagttgttatcacgctgatatatgttcaagtggtCCTTTTTGtgctaagtttcattttagctagtaatttgatgctatagaaacggggtgtcgttatgattggcgtggttgaattggtcaTGCGAGCGTTTGGGCAGAAGTTTGATATCGCGGCTCTGCCTCTGGCTCCActgacgattccttctgcgcatgccttggctccaaactgacgtttttacgtaacatggcagcGACCGTGGTTGGACATTTGTGGCTTTAATTtattacaatggagggaggcgacgttgcatcgtccatctttttttttcagtctATGCTCTTGACAGACTCGCCTGTTTTGTGATTACAATTGACGATAATAAGCAGAGGGTGCATTGTATTGGTTGCCATGGCAATGATTTTTGCATTTTACTATCGTACCTGTAATCgtgtactttaaaaattgcatttATTGCAACATTTAATATTAGTTTCACTCTATGTAACTTTACTCTCACCATGAACATAGCCATAGAACTTGAAGCTGGCATGACatgtaaaaagaaagaaagaaaaacatttaatgtGATTGATAATAAATATAGCAAACTTACTGCAAAGTACCAGTCTTGCTTATAAAGACTTGAAAATAAGTTGGTGATTTTTGaataaaggtcacgttctttctgatcccatttttttaaccatagttagtgtgtaatgttgctataatatcataaataatacctgtaaaatgataaagctcaaagttcactgccaggcgatatattttctttaacagaattcctctTTCAAGGCCTACAGGGACTTTACTTTAAtaacgtcagtagaacagttttttttattaaactccgcccacaggaatacgtcagtcgccagctaagctaacggcaaacGAATCTGctatcaaatcacaacacacgaaacaagctacacaatcagaactcaatacgtatttctgaaggagggacttcatagaacaaggaagacatcagaccgttttgaggacagtgaaaataGCCCTATAcagattgtgtgaaaaataatgtgtttttacacatgaaacatgaacacatgttatattgcgcactgtaaacacaatcaaagcttcaaaaacacagaaagaacgggacctttaataaATTGAATCAATTACGTTAGTAATATGAATAACGAATTTCGAACGTTTTATtacatatgtaatataaaaaaaaaaaacagtgaatTTTAAGTTTTCTTAAATGTGCTTTAGCAAGACCTGGAGGCATTGCAAACTTCCTAAGGCGACTTCCTTAAAAAGACTTTGATCAAAACAAGAGACCAGAATATCTCTGTGGACTCTTTTGACAAGTGCTAGTAAAAAGGAAACCACTCAAAACATACTAACCACTGTATAGCAGCATGCAAATACTGCGTGTGAGTGCAGCATGCAAAAATACAGAACAACACTTCAAGCATCATTGCAACAAGGTTTCTCGCAGGCAAGCAGCGCTCACAGACAGTGTCCTCTATCTAAACGAAATGTGTCAAAAAGCACGTATCTCTATGTTATCTGTCCTAAATCTGTTGTAGATTTCTTTTCATTTCCTACATAGCTTAATCCatgtttaaattgtttatttacagAGAGATTTAAGCTTTTGTTGTCATCATGGCAACTTCCGGCTATGCTGCCGAGGAGCTTCAGCGCTCCCAAACACAAGGTGGCAGTGTGGCGACCTCCTCAGCACAGCAAAAAGCCATTTCTACCGCCACACCTCAGTACCCCACCGACATACAGAGCTCGCCGGCATCCACGCCTTCACAATCGGGCTCCATCGCGAGAGGACAGACCACACCCACAAGTCAAAAGAAAATCGTTTTGGCCACGCCTCCTCCGGGAGCCGCATCAGTGCAGTATGTCACAGGAGAGCTACAAAGCCCCGCCTCCCAGTCAGGAAATGGCCAGAGCACACCTCAGTATATAGTTGTGACCGTAACAGGTGAGATGCATCGCTAAATACACATATGACTAACCCTGATATTAGGACAGGATTTGGAATTCAGTAATTCCACAGTTTCGGATCAAACCCGCAACTTTTGTGTAAGCCGGCCACACCATTAAGCCACGGACAGTTGCTGGAATGAGTGCGTGTGTAATACGATCATTTTGACACCTGACACGTTCTGGGTCTCTCCCTGAATAGAAGGACCTCGAAATAAACAGGCAACAGCAGAAGTGTAAACTCCCACCGAACACACACATTCTGCGTGTGCTTTTTGTTGTAGGTCCACACAGACACTTTAGTATGCATGCTTTTCATTTTTACCAATATGTTAATGATGtaagcacaaaataaaaatagacATAAAATTACATAGAAGTGACTTGTTTTCGTGATTTACTTATGCATGATCCGTTTCTCTATCCGATACCTGTGTTTACCTGAACTAGAGATTTCTTGGCCCATCTGTTGAGATTAGTTGTTCAAGGCCGTCCTCTATCAGTGAAATATAAAGACAAATCACTCGATGCATCCTAGCATCCTGCACACTTGTTATAAGAACATGTACTTCAGTAGCTGTCTGTACAATCTGGATGTTGTGTATCGTAAGTATGGGGGATTTTGACTTGCGCTTGTTAGTTAGTTGTGCATTCGTGTGATATTGTTCACCGTACCGCGATGTTTGTCTTTCCTGCCTTGCCTTCATTATTTCCTTTTTTCGCAAAGTCGTTGGTCACGTGTTTCCCTTTTTGTCTCTTTATCTTTTTCTTCAGTGTGTCTTCCTCTCATTGTCAAACGGCAGCTGCATGGTTACACTTATACCATGGGtgcttgtgtttaaaatattattgtatttattgtgttcaaaatatttgttttgttcTTTTGTGTTGTAAAAGTTGAACACGCACTGTGTGTTGAACTTTAACTGTGCCAGTGAGCACTGTAAGATGCCCAACCGCAGGTTCCCTTTTAAACACTTATCCTGAAATGAAAACGAACATAGAGGAAGTGCTTATATAAATGAGGTTGGAGGGTGTTATCCTATGAGACTCAGTCTTTACCAACGCATGTCTCACTCTCTCTAGTAAATGAAAATTTGAGACCATATTGTAGGATTTTGTCCTCCTTTACAAACTACTTTTTCACAGTTAGCACAGTTTTGCAATTATcccatgtttatatatttcatACGTTTCTGTTTTTCCTTATGTATGTACTGGCcggtattttgatttttttcccccAGCTTCAGCTGATAAATCTTTCTCTTCCTtaaatttgttgtttgtttgtaataaaaGACACTCAGATGTACAGCCAAAGTCTGACAGACAATAAAATGACCAATTATTATTCACTTTTTAGTGTGATGTTAGATTGTGTTCCAAACAACAACACTTTGGTGTGCACCAAAGTCTTAAGGGCccttcacattataacgataactataaaaatatagttgtaaaaatagcagagttgacaccacaactataacgataaagatATAATTAACGATATTGTTGGGATCAAGGGAAcgtctttttttttttcaactgatgaacgataaaccattgacagccaatcaaatcaatttgaacttcaagtgcgcATTTGAAATAACAAATGACTTGGTGGAGAAGCTCATTCTGAGGTCCTCATTACATAAAAGTACCTCAGGTTtccagcgctgatgcagttgcttTGAAATttactacgtaatgctttttattctACTACGTTGgctacgccaaaaggtaaggtattagattacacaaactactagattcgctgtttagagttacgcaaACACTTGCGTGTTGAGGACATTTGCTGGTTATAGCCGCTgtttaaatgcatacattttaattacatGTGAACAGTTACAAGcgtttttattaaagaaaatatgcaatattagttTATGCCATTGAGAGtaaacgatttgcgcgagtagcgAATTAGCACAAAGTTATTGCTATCGTCTGGTAGTGGGGACaataatatagttatcgttacagttaatgttttagttaacgttataatgtgaatggcccTTTTAATGTGTGTGCACACCGCCAGCAACTTCGTCTCTTTTAATGAGGTCGTTAGGAGGCGTTCCTAATTCTCATTGTACGAGTAACAACTATAAACAAGAGAGTAATCGTCCTCtcagtaaatgatgaaagactACTTCACTattaaggtacattcacattataagtgactttgtcgctgtgtgtcgctggTCTCTTTCAAAAGAGACGTTTTtatatctggttgtcataaacaaatgagtaacgtccactccagtaactgacaagAGGCGGATAACGTGAACTCccctgcttcgttctcattgttagtcgctcccgaatgtc
This region includes:
- the rln3b gene encoding relaxin-3b isoform X1, coding for MYKAAVFTLALLVAFMETAKATDVHPIYGVKLCGREFIRAVIFTCGGSRWKRSLDITGDLSNDLLLPHDDEASDSWATNPIPGLLYRPRPDSEAAAWAGEGQESPKFNRPARSLISEEVLEALRSSDRKGRDVVVGLSNACCKWGCSKSEISSLC
- the rln3b gene encoding relaxin-3b isoform X2, which encodes MYKAAVFTLALLVAFMETAKATDVHPIYGVKLCGREFIRAVIFTCGGSRWKRSLDITASDSWATNPIPGLLYRPRPDSEAAAWAGEGQESPKFNRPARSLISEEVLEALRSSDRKGRDVVVGLSNACCKWGCSKSEISSLC